In a single window of the Litorilituus sediminis genome:
- a CDS encoding IS5 family transposase: MPRLMLTDKRWLKLLQVMKSTGRIYNKPKHRMTFEGILYRLRTGIPWRDLPTEFGGWSSIYRRFNLWSKKGLLNMLFNELAKLSDYDWVFLDGSIVRAHQHSTGAATDNSEQIGKSRGGNSTKIHLAVDSGGLPICFELSEGQRHDIVHAESLVAQLDDVNTVVCDKGYDSEPFRKFVRELGGVTVIAKRNYGQDIDKTSMDWCLYKYRHLVENAFARIKHFRAISTRYDKLGRNYASMVSLAFMLMWLPMYC, encoded by the coding sequence ATGCCTAGACTAATGCTAACTGATAAGCGGTGGTTAAAGCTACTTCAAGTAATGAAGAGCACTGGCCGCATATACAACAAACCAAAACACAGAATGACGTTTGAGGGGATATTATATCGACTGAGAACAGGCATCCCGTGGCGCGATTTACCAACAGAGTTTGGCGGCTGGAGTAGCATTTATCGTCGCTTTAATTTGTGGTCGAAGAAAGGCTTATTGAATATGCTATTCAATGAGTTAGCCAAACTTTCAGATTATGATTGGGTCTTTCTTGATGGTTCTATAGTTCGAGCACACCAACACAGTACAGGGGCTGCTACTGACAATTCTGAACAAATAGGAAAAAGTCGAGGGGGAAATTCAACTAAAATTCACTTGGCAGTGGATAGTGGTGGTTTGCCAATTTGCTTTGAGCTATCAGAAGGTCAACGACACGACATCGTTCATGCAGAAAGTTTGGTAGCGCAGTTAGATGATGTAAATACCGTAGTTTGTGATAAAGGGTATGACAGTGAGCCATTTCGCAAATTTGTTCGAGAGCTGGGCGGGGTAACGGTTATTGCCAAACGTAATTACGGACAAGACATAGATAAAACAAGCATGGATTGGTGCTTATACAAATATCGTCATTTGGTTGAAAATGCATTTGCGAGAATCAAGCATTTTAGAGCTATTTCAACGAGATATGATAAATTAGGAAGGAATTATGCCAGCATGGTATCGCTGGCATTTATGTTAATGTGGCTACCGATGTACTGCTGA
- the ylqF gene encoding ribosome biogenesis GTPase YlqF encodes MAINWFPGHMHKAQKEIKEILPQIDVVIEVCDARLPFSSENPMITEIRGDKPLIKILNKSDLADADTTQVWLEYLESQHNVKAIALTTDNPSVAKTIPSLIRKLVPNKDETGKQINAVIMGIPNVGKSTLINTLVGKTKAKVGNEPAVTKGQQRIRLEDGLYLFDTPGMLWPKIANENSGYRLAVSGAVKDTAFDHDDIAYFAADYLLKAYPKRLMERYKLTELPEHEEDLIEALGRKRGCVRSGGHVDMHKASVILINEIRDKTLGTLSFELPDMVEKENIHFAELEEKRIAAREAKKAARGRGRKNKRK; translated from the coding sequence ATGGCAATTAACTGGTTTCCCGGCCATATGCATAAGGCGCAAAAAGAGATTAAAGAAATTCTGCCACAAATTGATGTGGTTATAGAAGTTTGTGATGCGCGCCTGCCTTTTAGTAGTGAAAACCCGATGATCACTGAAATCAGAGGGGATAAACCTTTGATTAAGATTCTTAATAAAAGTGATTTAGCTGATGCTGACACAACGCAAGTGTGGTTAGAGTATTTAGAGTCACAGCATAATGTTAAGGCGATAGCTCTGACCACTGATAACCCAAGTGTTGCTAAAACGATTCCGTCTTTAATTCGCAAACTTGTCCCTAATAAAGATGAAACTGGTAAACAAATTAATGCCGTTATTATGGGTATTCCTAACGTAGGTAAATCAACCTTGATTAATACCTTAGTGGGTAAAACGAAAGCGAAAGTAGGCAATGAGCCTGCGGTAACTAAAGGCCAGCAGCGTATCCGCCTAGAAGATGGTTTATATCTTTTTGATACACCAGGCATGCTTTGGCCGAAAATTGCTAATGAGAATAGCGGCTATCGATTAGCAGTATCTGGTGCGGTAAAAGATACTGCCTTTGATCATGATGATATTGCGTACTTTGCCGCAGATTACTTACTAAAGGCTTACCCTAAACGCCTGATGGAGCGTTATAAATTAACTGAATTGCCTGAGCATGAAGAAGATTTAATTGAAGCCTTGGGCAGAAAACGAGGTTGTGTTCGCAGTGGCGGCCATGTTGATATGCATAAAGCGTCGGTGATTTTAATTAATGAAATTCGCGATAAAACCTTAGGTACCTTATCGTTTGAGTTGCCGGATATGGTGGAAAAAGAGAATATTCATTTTGCCGAGTTGGAAGAAAAACGTATTGCAGCACGTGAAGCGAAAAAAGCGGCACGTGGTCGTGGTAGAAAAAATAAAAGGAAATAA
- a CDS encoding HIT domain-containing protein gives MMSEQGDTKPFCLHPQLVKDCIELAELPLSKLLLSNDSNYPWFILVPKVADISEIYQLDWQQQQQLLNESSLLSELLMQIFAGDKMNVAALGNVVEQLHVHHVVRFKEDGCWPKPIWGQLPAKPYSEVELQDIKTKVLSQLDVVMQKA, from the coding sequence ATGATGTCTGAACAAGGTGATACCAAGCCGTTTTGCTTACATCCGCAATTAGTAAAAGATTGCATTGAGCTAGCAGAGCTACCACTATCTAAGTTACTGTTAAGTAATGACAGTAACTACCCTTGGTTTATTTTAGTGCCAAAAGTGGCTGATATTAGTGAAATTTATCAGTTAGATTGGCAACAGCAACAACAACTATTAAATGAATCAAGTTTGCTGAGTGAATTACTGATGCAAATATTTGCTGGCGATAAAATGAATGTTGCAGCGCTAGGTAATGTTGTTGAGCAATTACACGTGCACCATGTGGTACGCTTTAAAGAAGATGGGTGTTGGCCGAAGCCAATTTGGGGACAGTTACCAGCAAAACCTTATAGTGAGGTTGAGTTGCAAGACATTAAAACCAAAGTGTTATCTCAGCTTGATGTGGTTATGCAAAAGGCGTAG
- the megL gene encoding methionine gamma-lyase yields the protein MSKFNSQHIETNAIHAGRIDDKQFGSLATPLYQTSTFIFEDAKQGGDRFAGESEGYIYTRLGNPTTRQLEQRVAAMEGMDDAAATATGMAAVSAALMTNLQAGDHMISSKAVYGCSFALMSHLFKKYNIEVTFVDMTEPENIKAAIKENTKLVFLETPINPNLVVLDLEKICAIAKDNNLLSVIDNTFLTPVLQQPAKFGADIIIHSATKYLNGHGDVVAGIVCGSFEMINEIKMTTLKDIGATISPHDAWLIMRGLKTLPIRMERHCSNAQQVAEFLEQHPNVAQVYYPGLKSHPGNKFIGSQMKAAGGVIAFELNTNLAGGSDFINRMQLFSIAVSLGDAESLIQHPASMTHSPYTPEEREHAGISDSLIRISVGLENVEDLISDLKQSLDSVNNSGKVTAINAA from the coding sequence ATGAGCAAATTTAATAGTCAACATATAGAAACAAACGCAATTCACGCAGGACGTATCGACGACAAGCAATTCGGCTCTTTAGCCACGCCGCTATACCAAACGTCAACATTTATTTTTGAAGACGCCAAACAAGGTGGCGATCGCTTTGCAGGTGAAAGTGAAGGTTATATTTATACGCGCTTAGGTAACCCAACAACTCGCCAGTTAGAGCAACGTGTTGCTGCTATGGAAGGTATGGATGATGCTGCAGCAACCGCTACAGGTATGGCGGCAGTTTCTGCCGCGTTGATGACCAATTTGCAAGCTGGCGATCATATGATTTCGTCAAAAGCCGTTTATGGCTGTTCATTCGCGTTAATGAGCCATCTGTTTAAAAAATATAACATTGAAGTGACTTTTGTTGATATGACAGAGCCTGAGAACATCAAGGCTGCCATAAAAGAAAATACCAAATTAGTTTTCTTAGAAACACCAATTAACCCTAATTTAGTGGTATTAGATTTAGAAAAAATCTGCGCCATTGCCAAAGACAATAACTTACTCTCTGTGATTGACAACACCTTCTTAACGCCAGTATTACAACAACCGGCAAAATTTGGCGCAGACATTATTATTCACAGTGCGACAAAATACTTAAATGGTCATGGTGATGTGGTTGCCGGTATTGTTTGTGGTAGCTTTGAGATGATCAATGAAATTAAAATGACCACCTTAAAAGATATTGGCGCCACCATAAGCCCACATGATGCTTGGTTAATTATGCGTGGCTTAAAAACCTTACCTATTCGAATGGAAAGACATTGCAGCAATGCCCAGCAAGTAGCAGAATTTTTAGAGCAACACCCAAATGTTGCCCAAGTTTATTACCCAGGTCTTAAAAGCCACCCAGGTAACAAATTTATTGGCAGTCAAATGAAGGCGGCTGGTGGCGTTATCGCCTTTGAACTAAACACTAACCTTGCTGGTGGTAGTGACTTTATAAACCGTATGCAGTTATTCTCAATTGCCGTAAGCTTAGGTGATGCCGAGTCTTTAATTCAGCACCCAGCTTCAATGACACACTCACCTTACACGCCAGAAGAGCGTGAACATGCTGGTATTAGTGATAGCTTGATCAGGATCTCTGTTGGTCTTGAGAATGTTGAAGACTTAATTAGTGATTTAAAACAATCACTAGATAGCGTTAATAACTCAGGAAAAGTCACAGCTATCAACGCCGCTTAA
- a CDS encoding sigma 54-interacting transcriptional regulator, producing MRISIESTDRIGISQEILAVFAQQAWNLKAVEITSCFTYAQIEQEGLQLADVQKSLSGVSGIVRIKEIALLPAQQRENHLQALLDKIPEPIIDLGKHGEILAVNQATKLLIKAHESERDSAKELDYIGKPIADYIKPLTKNLITDSASSHAITINSKAYIADFSPVYASTFDENKQTNQAITGAVVVLRSMHTLGRQISLIQTHHRHDFNAIIGQSNEIVLIKEQSKRFAELDLPVLINGETGTGKELIARALHQASPRAKSPFLALNCAALPEHLLESELFGYTGGAFTGAQKGGKPGLIELAEGGSLFLDEIAEMSTYLQAKLLRFLQDFSYRRVGGTKELTADVRIISASHQNLVQLIAKQAFREDLYYRLNVLNLTLPPLRERASDIALLAKGFLTNAVKQVGRGLQAEDVYLTEPALALLQRFSWPGNIRQLQNVLFSVVALNKGQAISASDIQQVLAKYDSEHSESKAETTDQMESKEIKDWASAQAKFELELLQQLLPLYPSTRKLAERLGVSHNKIAMKLRQHGIG from the coding sequence ATGAGAATTTCAATAGAATCAACAGATAGAATAGGTATATCACAAGAGATCCTTGCGGTATTTGCTCAGCAAGCATGGAACTTAAAAGCGGTAGAAATCACCAGTTGCTTTACCTATGCACAAATTGAGCAAGAGGGCTTACAGCTTGCTGATGTGCAAAAGTCTTTATCTGGTGTCAGTGGTATTGTCCGAATTAAAGAAATCGCCTTATTACCTGCACAGCAACGCGAAAACCATTTACAGGCGCTATTAGATAAGATCCCTGAGCCGATTATCGATTTAGGAAAACACGGTGAAATACTTGCCGTTAATCAAGCAACTAAACTGCTAATTAAAGCGCATGAAAGCGAAAGGGATTCAGCAAAAGAGTTAGATTATATCGGCAAGCCGATCGCAGATTATATAAAGCCCCTGACAAAAAACCTGATAACAGATAGCGCGAGTAGTCACGCAATAACCATAAACAGTAAGGCTTATATTGCTGATTTTAGCCCTGTCTATGCATCTACATTTGATGAAAACAAGCAAACTAATCAAGCGATAACTGGTGCGGTTGTGGTGTTGCGCTCAATGCATACCTTAGGTAGGCAAATATCGTTAATACAAACTCATCATCGACATGATTTTAACGCTATTATTGGTCAGTCGAATGAAATTGTCTTAATTAAAGAGCAAAGTAAGCGCTTTGCCGAGTTAGATTTACCCGTGTTGATCAATGGCGAGACAGGAACAGGTAAAGAACTGATTGCCCGTGCCTTGCATCAAGCTAGTCCTAGAGCTAAGTCACCATTTTTAGCCTTAAATTGTGCTGCACTACCTGAACACTTACTTGAAAGTGAATTGTTTGGTTATACCGGTGGCGCTTTTACCGGGGCACAAAAAGGCGGTAAACCTGGTTTAATTGAGCTGGCCGAGGGCGGCAGCTTATTTTTAGATGAAATCGCAGAAATGTCGACCTATTTGCAAGCCAAGCTATTACGTTTCTTACAAGATTTTTCCTATCGTCGCGTTGGTGGCACGAAAGAATTAACCGCAGATGTGCGTATTATTAGCGCAAGTCATCAAAACCTAGTGCAATTAATTGCTAAGCAGGCGTTTAGGGAAGACTTATACTATCGATTAAATGTGCTTAATTTAACCTTGCCACCACTGCGAGAGAGGGCAAGTGATATTGCATTACTGGCAAAAGGCTTTTTAACTAATGCAGTTAAGCAAGTAGGCAGAGGCTTACAAGCTGAAGATGTTTATCTAACTGAGCCTGCTTTGGCATTATTACAGCGTTTTTCTTGGCCTGGGAATATTCGCCAATTACAAAATGTTCTTTTTAGTGTTGTGGCTTTAAATAAAGGACAAGCGATATCGGCAAGTGATATTCAGCAGGTTTTAGCAAAATATGATAGTGAACATAGCGAAAGCAAGGCCGAAACGACAGATCAGATGGAGAGTAAGGAAATAAAAGATTGGGCTAGCGCACAAGCAAAGTTTGAGCTGGAGTTGTTACAGCAGTTATTACCTTTATACCCCTCAACTAGAAAGCTAGCAGAGCGCCTTGGTGTATCTCATAATAAAATTGCCATGAAGTTAAGGCAACACGGTATTGGCTAG
- a CDS encoding protein kinase domain-containing protein translates to MKAKQLQHFYIAEEQSIYLLSHKDATKLKQWVELCQQQLVQLGYEQVTLLGKGAYGFVFTAKQISSNENQPFEVFKFSRINLPQHVQDRLADEADIQARLIHPQIPNVFDYQKIKRQCILHMARAPGIDLEQLSHKIGPLPAELVVNIAIQLADILMYLRTPANHADNKPVVHGDIKPSNIVYDETTGKVQLIDWGSSVVAQLDIDKQSTSQNVMDLMSSDLQHSNARLGDVYFIGPEQLNGGLSSPRFDEQGLAATLYALASGQSCRYGNKVITPNSLGLPKLLANVLTGMLSDDEKLREQAGDYFFSHINYLKNMVMPEQVVKAHTPALIPVWVKPKGEEIDTVVYGSRKSFLRESSEREKLTHIDDVQLDKYYKNYLMGMGDNEKAFIAALSRLGNFPVVGGLAIRWEKDGVYIDSNLSLFDPSLKASFESAVNNMIYLAQGIFRVGVIKSCLFNARNTLHVERKSRDLPFIASPEQSLPFEISDVPELDDETRLHSYFEDGKDPDEYLYLPDEIMAVLARLNLIHHTGCIIFEVLPKHLKIHSYLMLLNHDKQAEFSQCLAELLALLPTIKGLGISGFMKLPYKDTRFFEHITCLPEHYYPKNPKKLLS, encoded by the coding sequence TTGAAAGCAAAGCAACTACAACACTTTTATATCGCTGAAGAGCAATCTATTTATTTGTTAAGTCATAAAGACGCAACAAAGTTAAAACAATGGGTAGAGCTTTGTCAGCAACAATTGGTTCAACTCGGTTATGAACAAGTCACGTTGTTGGGTAAAGGCGCTTACGGCTTTGTTTTTACCGCTAAACAAATATCAAGCAATGAAAATCAGCCTTTTGAAGTGTTTAAATTCTCTCGAATTAATCTACCACAGCATGTGCAAGACAGGTTAGCAGATGAAGCTGACATACAAGCTAGGCTGATTCATCCACAAATCCCTAACGTATTTGATTATCAAAAAATCAAAAGGCAGTGCATTTTGCATATGGCAAGAGCACCAGGTATAGATTTAGAGCAATTATCGCATAAGATTGGTCCTTTACCGGCTGAGCTAGTGGTGAATATTGCCATACAGCTCGCTGATATCTTGATGTATTTACGTACCCCAGCAAATCATGCTGATAATAAGCCCGTTGTTCATGGTGATATAAAGCCTTCCAATATTGTTTATGATGAAACCACTGGCAAAGTGCAGCTGATTGATTGGGGCTCGTCAGTGGTTGCGCAGTTAGATATTGATAAACAAAGTACCAGTCAAAATGTTATGGACTTAATGAGTAGTGATTTACAACACAGCAATGCGCGTTTAGGTGACGTTTATTTTATAGGGCCAGAGCAACTTAATGGCGGCTTGTCTTCACCGCGATTTGATGAACAGGGTTTAGCTGCTACTTTGTACGCCTTAGCTTCAGGACAATCATGTCGTTATGGCAATAAAGTGATCACGCCCAATTCATTAGGCCTGCCTAAGTTATTGGCTAATGTGTTAACGGGTATGTTAAGTGATGATGAAAAGCTTAGAGAGCAGGCCGGCGATTATTTTTTCAGTCACATTAATTATCTAAAAAATATGGTGATGCCTGAACAGGTGGTAAAAGCTCACACACCAGCACTTATTCCTGTTTGGGTTAAACCTAAAGGAGAAGAAATTGATACCGTAGTTTATGGCTCGCGAAAATCGTTTTTACGTGAATCTTCTGAGCGAGAAAAGTTAACCCACATTGATGATGTTCAGCTGGATAAATATTATAAAAATTATTTGATGGGCATGGGAGACAATGAGAAAGCCTTTATTGCTGCGTTAAGTCGCTTAGGTAACTTTCCTGTGGTTGGTGGTTTGGCAATTCGCTGGGAAAAAGATGGCGTGTATATTGATTCAAACCTAAGCTTGTTTGATCCTAGCCTAAAAGCTTCCTTTGAAAGTGCCGTGAATAATATGATTTACCTAGCACAAGGGATTTTTCGAGTCGGTGTTATTAAAAGTTGCTTATTTAATGCAAGAAATACCCTGCATGTTGAACGCAAAAGCCGTGATCTCCCTTTTATTGCCTCACCTGAACAAAGCTTGCCATTTGAAATTAGTGATGTACCAGAATTAGATGATGAAACCAGGCTGCACTCCTATTTTGAAGATGGTAAAGATCCTGACGAATACCTTTATTTGCCTGATGAAATCATGGCAGTTTTAGCGAGGCTTAACCTGATTCATCACACCGGATGTATTATTTTTGAGGTATTACCTAAGCATTTGAAAATTCATAGCTATTTAATGTTGTTAAATCACGATAAGCAAGCCGAGTTTAGCCAATGTTTAGCGGAGCTTTTAGCACTATTACCTACCATTAAGGGCTTAGGTATTTCTGGCTTTATGAAACTTCCCTATAAAGATACGCGGTTTTTTGAGCATATCACCTGCTTACCTGAGCATTATTACCCCAAGAACCCGAAAAAGTTACTCAGCTAA